In Syntrophomonas wolfei subsp. wolfei str. Goettingen G311, a single window of DNA contains:
- a CDS encoding ABC transporter permease, with product MRSKSGFKIMRREFNYMWRDRGLRKILLLGPILGLFLFMAIYQTQTVKDIPTAIVDLDGSSSSREISEKIKHAEHLKLRAYPQSYEDLEQSIRRGEIVVGVVIPENFGRDVARHHPTRVLVIVDSSNTVYATNASTAVLGVIRSISAEAGVKTLLARGMDPSQARKAFLTVDYREEGWFNPTLNYAYFLVLAMALNIWQQCCTMTASMNVIGETGMKSWLQVKASGVSRFKYFFSKSLAHLITFMLLVIPVYILALGIFKLPLSCGLGMLLLFTLVFAVSLHSVGTLMSSLANNAVDSTRFGMMVALPSFVLCGYTWPIEAMPGFLQSLVWILPQTWFFQGFNYLSFKDPGWSFMLPYFGGLLVISLVCYSMAAMATAWMER from the coding sequence ATGCGGAGTAAATCTGGCTTCAAAATCATGCGGCGCGAGTTCAATTATATGTGGCGGGATCGGGGGCTGCGCAAGATTCTCCTGCTGGGTCCGATTCTCGGCCTATTTCTTTTTATGGCTATTTACCAGACCCAGACCGTCAAGGATATACCCACGGCTATTGTTGATTTGGATGGCTCATCCAGCAGCCGGGAAATTAGCGAGAAAATTAAGCATGCCGAACACCTCAAGCTGAGAGCCTATCCGCAAAGTTACGAAGACTTAGAACAGTCCATTCGCCGGGGGGAAATTGTGGTCGGGGTAGTTATTCCGGAGAACTTTGGCCGCGATGTAGCCAGGCATCATCCCACCCGGGTTTTGGTGATTGTTGACAGCAGCAATACGGTTTACGCAACCAATGCCAGTACTGCCGTACTGGGAGTAATCCGAAGCATTAGCGCCGAGGCGGGGGTGAAGACCCTTTTGGCCCGGGGCATGGACCCCTCCCAGGCCAGGAAAGCCTTCCTGACCGTGGATTATCGGGAAGAGGGCTGGTTCAACCCGACCTTGAACTATGCCTATTTTTTGGTACTGGCTATGGCCTTAAACATTTGGCAGCAGTGCTGTACTATGACTGCCAGTATGAATGTTATAGGGGAAACGGGGATGAAAAGCTGGCTGCAAGTTAAGGCCAGCGGGGTTTCCCGTTTTAAATACTTCTTCAGCAAATCCCTGGCCCATCTGATTACTTTCATGCTCCTGGTGATTCCGGTCTATATCCTGGCTCTGGGGATTTTTAAGCTGCCCCTGAGCTGTGGCCTGGGAATGCTGCTTTTGTTTACTCTGGTTTTTGCGGTTTCGCTGCACAGTGTCGGAACTTTAATGTCGAGCCTGGCCAATAATGCGGTGGATTCCACCCGTTTTGGTATGATGGTGGCTCTGCCTTCCTTTGTTTTATGTGGTTATACCTGGCCCATTGAAGCCATGCCCGGGTTTTTACAGTCCCTGGTATGGATACTCCCCCAGACCTGGTTTTTTCAAGGCTTCAATTACTTGAGTTTCAAGGATCCCGGCTGGAGCTTCATGTTGCCTTATTTTGGCGGGTTGCTGGTGATCTCCCTGGTCTGCTATAGTATGGCGGCAATGGCTACTGCCTGGATGGAGAGGTGA
- a CDS encoding ABC transporter permease: MKQLWNISHYEFLHILKDPILFIIVFIAPLFYCGLFGVVYFSAILEDVPLAIVDQDQTVLSRELLAAFANDSSFRLVEGVDSYEELEEGMRSGSLRAGIVIPRGFEQKLYQRSPSELLAVYDASNLIWGFNSRKFIREVINDFTTRHAAAYLLSAGCSPREMEALINSVECNISPWYNPNFSYTNFLFMGLMMIAVHQLSIFGVCLSVTREKERKSWVHFVYTMVPAWKIALGKTLPYLIINFFNYALVLFVSSRFVQVKIEGSVGLLILLGVLYLLAITFAGFIVSVHAPNSLQATRYLMLLSLPLIMISGYTWPKAYMPDIINLVAALFPSTWMTLGFRLVSIKNLGLDLMWPTLLVLSGMALLAIFFALSFKKESVIRVDDALSINGGYSYPRKVNRLRALRQQIGAKHLSC, from the coding sequence GTGAAACAGCTTTGGAATATTTCGCACTACGAATTCTTACATATTCTAAAAGACCCCATATTGTTCATAATTGTTTTTATTGCCCCCCTGTTTTATTGCGGTCTTTTCGGGGTAGTATACTTTTCGGCTATTTTGGAAGATGTTCCACTGGCCATTGTGGATCAGGATCAAACAGTGCTCAGCCGGGAATTGCTGGCGGCGTTCGCCAATGACTCCAGTTTTCGCCTAGTAGAAGGGGTGGACAGTTATGAGGAACTGGAGGAGGGGATGAGAAGCGGAAGCTTGCGCGCGGGGATTGTCATTCCGCGCGGCTTCGAACAAAAACTGTACCAGCGAAGCCCTTCCGAGCTTTTGGCGGTTTATGACGCTTCCAACCTGATCTGGGGTTTTAACAGCCGGAAGTTTATTCGGGAAGTAATAAATGATTTCACTACCCGTCACGCTGCTGCCTACCTGTTGAGCGCAGGTTGCAGCCCACGCGAGATGGAAGCACTTATAAATAGTGTGGAATGTAATATTTCCCCCTGGTATAATCCCAACTTCAGTTATACCAATTTTCTCTTTATGGGCTTGATGATGATAGCGGTTCACCAGCTCAGTATTTTCGGGGTTTGCTTATCCGTTACCCGGGAAAAAGAAAGGAAATCCTGGGTGCATTTTGTTTATACGATGGTTCCGGCCTGGAAAATTGCTTTGGGAAAAACCCTGCCCTACCTTATTATAAACTTCTTCAATTATGCTCTGGTCTTATTTGTATCTTCACGTTTTGTCCAGGTAAAAATCGAGGGCAGTGTTGGCTTATTGATATTGTTGGGGGTTTTGTACCTCTTGGCAATTACTTTTGCCGGCTTTATTGTTTCGGTTCATGCTCCCAACTCCCTGCAAGCTACTCGTTACCTAATGCTTCTCTCCCTGCCCCTAATAATGATATCAGGCTATACCTGGCCTAAGGCTTATATGCCGGATATTATTAATTTGGTCGCCGCGCTATTTCCTTCTACCTGGATGACGCTGGGCTTTCGCCTGGTGAGCATAAAGAATCTAGGACTTGATCTTATGTGGCCGACCCTGCTAGTCTTGTCTGGGATGGCACTATTGGCTATATTTTTTGCCCTTAGTTTTAAGAAAGAATCCGTGATTCGGGTGGACGACGCCTTAAGCATTAATGGCGGCTACAGCTACCCCCGCAAAGTAAACCGCTTACGGGCCCTGCGCCAGCAGATTGGTGCCAAGCACTTAAGTTGTTAA
- a CDS encoding ATP-binding cassette domain-containing protein, with amino-acid sequence MEEQAKLVEVKDLVQKFLLKRVLDGISFNLLSGEALGIFGLRGSGKTALLHILAGVERFSSGQVEVLGCDIRKDQSFKQGIGLVTQEPSLFQDLNVLENLDFIASLKNAGPPDIERVILQLELKDYLRYPVNSLEAGVYQRLSLACAILNSPRLLILDEVIKDIDIYSRHLILQGLEPFLASGGGVICGFSNIEMSAYFNHVAWLEKRQMEILSSGEARDKWIQLLESFKKPGDWDAE; translated from the coding sequence ATGGAAGAACAGGCGAAACTGGTGGAGGTAAAAGACCTGGTACAAAAATTCCTCCTCAAACGGGTTTTAGATGGTATTTCTTTTAACCTGCTTTCCGGGGAAGCCCTGGGGATTTTCGGGCTGCGCGGCAGTGGCAAAACCGCTTTATTACATATATTGGCCGGGGTGGAACGGTTCAGCTCTGGACAGGTGGAGGTACTGGGTTGTGACATCCGGAAGGACCAGAGCTTTAAACAGGGGATTGGTCTGGTAACCCAGGAGCCCAGCCTTTTTCAGGATTTAAATGTGCTGGAGAATCTTGATTTTATTGCCAGTCTAAAAAATGCCGGCCCGCCGGATATAGAGCGGGTGATACTTCAGTTGGAGTTGAAAGACTACCTGCGCTACCCGGTAAACAGCCTGGAGGCCGGGGTTTACCAGCGTCTTTCACTGGCCTGTGCTATTCTAAATTCCCCCCGTTTATTGATTTTGGATGAGGTAATCAAAGACATTGATATCTATTCCCGTCACTTAATTCTTCAGGGATTGGAGCCTTTTCTGGCCAGTGGGGGTGGTGTAATTTGCGGTTTCAGCAATATTGAGATGAGTGCATATTTTAACCATGTGGCCTGGCTGGAAAAAAGGCAAATGGAGATTTTATCATCTGGAGAAGCCCGGGATAAGTGGATACAGCTCTTGGAATCATTTAAGAAACCGGGTGATTGGGATGCGGAGTAA
- the wecB gene encoding non-hydrolyzing UDP-N-acetylglucosamine 2-epimerase has protein sequence MRLGKVMTVFGTRPEAIKMAPVIKELKKVKDIETVVAVTAQHREMLDQVLQLFDITPDYDLNLMEEKQDLYSITTGVLNGMKGILAKEQPELVLVHGDTTTTFAAALAAFYQRIPVGHVEAGLRTRNKYSPYPEEMNRTLAGRLAELHFAPTDTARENLLNEGTGSFKIWVTGNTVIDALLDTIRPDYEFGSELEEIDLSKRLLLVTTHRRENWGRPMREVYQALIDLVDEFPDVAVVFPVHRNPVVRDVAREMLEGRERFYLIEPMDYEPFAHLMNCCYMVLTDSGGMQEEAPSLGKPVLVLRDTTERPEALQAGTVKLVGTVREKIYNEARLLLSSRGEYEKMARAINPYGDGQAAIRIVDVIKDFLYVRIGAQG, from the coding sequence ATGCGTTTAGGAAAAGTTATGACGGTTTTTGGTACCCGGCCGGAAGCGATTAAGATGGCTCCGGTAATTAAGGAATTGAAAAAAGTAAAGGACATAGAAACGGTGGTAGCGGTAACGGCGCAGCACCGGGAGATGTTGGATCAGGTTTTACAGCTTTTTGATATCACACCAGATTATGACCTAAACCTTATGGAAGAAAAACAAGACCTCTACAGTATTACCACCGGAGTTCTGAACGGGATGAAGGGGATACTGGCAAAGGAGCAGCCTGAGCTGGTTCTGGTACATGGTGATACTACCACCACTTTTGCAGCGGCCCTGGCGGCCTTTTACCAGAGGATTCCGGTAGGTCATGTGGAAGCCGGCCTGCGTACGCGGAACAAGTACTCACCTTATCCTGAGGAAATGAACCGTACCCTGGCGGGTCGCCTGGCAGAGTTGCATTTTGCTCCCACTGATACCGCTCGGGAGAATCTTTTAAATGAAGGGACCGGTAGTTTCAAGATATGGGTTACCGGCAACACGGTTATTGATGCTCTGCTGGATACTATCCGTCCTGATTATGAGTTTGGTTCTGAGCTTGAAGAAATAGATTTATCCAAGCGCCTGCTCCTGGTTACCACCCACCGCCGGGAGAATTGGGGTCGTCCCATGCGGGAGGTCTATCAGGCTTTAATTGACCTGGTGGATGAATTCCCGGATGTAGCGGTGGTATTTCCGGTTCACCGTAATCCGGTAGTAAGAGATGTGGCCCGGGAGATGCTGGAGGGGCGGGAGCGTTTTTACCTTATTGAGCCCATGGATTACGAGCCTTTTGCCCATCTGATGAATTGTTGTTACATGGTTTTAACCGATTCCGGCGGTATGCAGGAGGAAGCTCCTTCCCTGGGCAAACCGGTTCTGGTTCTCCGGGACACCACCGAGCGGCCGGAGGCCCTGCAAGCCGGGACGGTGAAGCTGGTGGGTACGGTACGAGAGAAGATTTATAATGAGGCCCGGCTGCTCCTTAGTAGCAGGGGAGAATATGAGAAAATGGCCCGGGCCATCAACCCGTATGGGGATGGGCAGGCGGCAATTCGAATCGTAGATGTGATCAAGGATTTTCTCTATGTGCGCAT